From Candidatus Eisenbacteria bacterium, one genomic window encodes:
- a CDS encoding WD40 repeat domain-containing protein, translated as MDGTTIASTFCLLHLVLVAAAPAAPEIRQETLVGPDGARWARTITLCDIPPADADIPPAAAGTRGVNQYIWIDRNHRSAIAEHVAITGLGAHGIAGWWLNGMRVSAYRVPGGAGDPEWEHPLPFAEFQIACDADFSGDRLATAARNESLLVFGAGSSDPIFTDWFAPPYVGMKCAVSDDDATLAFGGGDPSGLGGEIRVLDGATGALRFARPLPAPPEGVSVSGDGLLVAANIRGFAKVWVAATGALRDSVAIPGGTQTSAALSDNGFYLVTGGFSRTVRLYRWNGADYVQDWSHSIPSTTWVTALTISRDGTTIVAGTWTNPTGGRVVVYDRSSSTPLWTDASFGDEVHSVAVTPDGAKIAAASWGRSGGTVGNVVSVYERGSSIPLWTIGDDAIAGVGSCMSVDLSENGCFLLAGGKEVHAREFGGGGFVMAIDVSSPAAVDDLGGTQSFRAAPNPFRESLRIAGAGSLVSIWSADGRLIRTVRGPRRGERADGGWSAPALWDGRDEAGREAPAGVYFIWGAASGAAPIRVARIR; from the coding sequence GTGGACGGCACGACAATCGCATCGACCTTCTGCCTTCTGCATCTCGTCCTCGTGGCCGCGGCGCCGGCGGCCCCCGAGATCCGGCAGGAGACGCTTGTCGGTCCGGACGGCGCTCGATGGGCGCGGACGATCACCCTGTGCGATATCCCCCCAGCGGATGCGGACATCCCGCCCGCGGCCGCGGGCACGCGCGGCGTGAATCAGTACATCTGGATCGACCGGAATCACCGGAGCGCGATCGCCGAACATGTCGCGATCACGGGCCTGGGCGCGCACGGGATCGCGGGATGGTGGCTCAACGGCATGAGGGTCTCGGCCTACCGCGTGCCCGGCGGCGCCGGCGATCCCGAGTGGGAGCATCCTCTGCCCTTCGCGGAGTTCCAGATCGCGTGCGACGCCGACTTCTCGGGGGATCGACTCGCCACCGCCGCGAGGAACGAGTCGCTGCTCGTGTTCGGCGCCGGCTCCTCCGATCCGATCTTCACGGATTGGTTCGCGCCGCCCTACGTCGGGATGAAGTGCGCCGTCTCGGACGATGATGCGACCCTCGCTTTCGGCGGGGGAGATCCATCCGGCCTTGGGGGGGAGATCCGCGTCCTTGACGGCGCGACCGGCGCGCTGCGCTTCGCGCGGCCGCTGCCCGCTCCGCCCGAGGGCGTCTCTGTCTCGGGCGACGGACTCCTCGTCGCGGCCAACATCCGCGGATTCGCAAAGGTCTGGGTCGCCGCGACGGGCGCCCTGCGCGACTCCGTCGCGATCCCGGGGGGAACCCAGACCTCGGCGGCGCTTTCGGATAACGGCTTCTATCTCGTCACCGGAGGCTTCAGCAGGACGGTCCGCCTCTATCGCTGGAACGGAGCGGACTACGTGCAGGACTGGTCCCACTCGATTCCCAGCACGACCTGGGTGACCGCCCTCACGATCTCGCGCGATGGGACGACGATCGTCGCCGGGACATGGACGAACCCGACCGGCGGCCGCGTGGTCGTCTACGACAGATCCAGCTCGACCCCTCTCTGGACGGACGCTTCCTTCGGCGACGAGGTCCATTCGGTGGCCGTGACGCCGGACGGCGCGAAGATCGCCGCGGCCTCGTGGGGTCGTTCGGGCGGGACGGTCGGGAACGTGGTCAGCGTGTACGAGCGCGGCTCCTCGATTCCCCTCTGGACCATCGGGGATGACGCGATCGCCGGTGTCGGCTCATGCATGAGCGTCGATCTGAGCGAGAACGGGTGCTTCCTTCTGGCGGGGGGGAAGGAGGTCCACGCCCGCGAATTTGGGGGCGGCGGATTCGTCATGGCGATCGATGTCTCGAGTCCCGCGGCGGTCGACGATCTCGGCGGAACGCAGAGCTTCCGGGCGGCGCCGAATCCGTTCCGAGAGTCCCTGCGGATCGCGGGAGCGGGATCGCTCGTGTCCATCTGGAGCGCGGATGGGCGCCTGATCCGCACGGTTCGCGGACCCAGACGCGGCGAGCGCGCCGACGGGGGATGGAGCGCGCCCGCGCTCTGGGACGGTCGCGACGAAGCGGGACGGGAAGCGCCCGCGGGAGTCTACTTCATTTGGGGCGCGGCCTCGGGCGCCGCCCCGATTCGTGTCGCCCGGATTCGGTAG